Proteins encoded in a region of the Elizabethkingia bruuniana genome:
- a CDS encoding M56 family metallopeptidase, with product METLLYFGKMLLCSAIMWGYYLLFLKDKTFHHYNRFYLLATIVISLLLPLLKVEYFTLETDNRLFLLLQNFSIQTVSQETHGTDWRNIALSALLVVSLILFVRLLIGIYKIYQMKNQYQGKELKGVRFYITDLHDAPFSFFKNLFWKKSIEIDSDLGKQILKHEMVHIEQKHSWDKIFIEFVQAVFWFNPIFYWIKKELFLIHEYLADKKAVKQNDTKAFAQMLLASKFSGTHLPATSPFLSSNLKKRLQMLTKPHYTKFSYARRVMALPVLFGISFTYLVTAKNKEIAKTNREIAVAIKALQQDTIGSENNKNVRIQIKENNNRGSLLSKIEQASDNSIFKINGKAVTKSEFTEFYQQNKNARYAYNHSGNSASGITIFDAYDLNSKDLSADDKRKFAESDRRFVESSKRFEKNNKRFQNNQRSIIYNGNYVRYEDMTAEQKKDFDKAMKEAQKARDYINSSEYKKILADAKKAGEEGRKAAEKARAYLNSDEYKKIMEDSRKAADIGRKEAEKARAYLNSAEYKQIMENARKESEKARNYMNSPEYKQIMENAKKAAEDGRKQAEKAREYLNSPEYKKMMEESRLAAQNWSNKFKDSFKKIDFSGTFMSKEKQNKVLEELKNSLKDKNMKDEDIQKILENVKKNFSNSSKVGTAINISAKTDSPFVMAVASNEPKTYSFSSTYSTNTTTSTGNDVKKSLFRISGAKGDTEVYVDGVKIDSDSMNDINPKDIESVSITKSTGKKTIIKIQKKS from the coding sequence ATGGAAACACTACTATACTTTGGGAAAATGCTGCTATGCTCCGCTATTATGTGGGGATATTACCTGCTTTTTTTAAAAGATAAAACCTTCCATCATTACAATAGGTTTTACCTTTTGGCAACAATAGTGATAAGTCTACTTTTACCATTATTAAAAGTAGAGTACTTTACTTTAGAAACTGATAACAGATTATTTCTTCTTTTACAAAATTTCAGCATACAGACCGTAAGCCAGGAAACGCATGGTACTGACTGGAGAAACATTGCTCTTTCTGCTTTATTAGTGGTATCGCTGATTCTTTTCGTAAGATTATTGATAGGTATTTATAAAATCTACCAGATGAAAAATCAGTATCAAGGGAAAGAACTAAAAGGAGTTCGTTTTTATATAACAGATTTGCATGATGCTCCGTTTTCATTTTTCAAAAATCTTTTCTGGAAAAAATCAATTGAAATCGATTCAGATCTTGGAAAGCAGATTCTGAAGCATGAAATGGTACATATAGAACAGAAACACAGTTGGGACAAAATTTTCATAGAGTTTGTACAAGCCGTATTCTGGTTCAACCCAATATTTTACTGGATTAAGAAAGAGCTATTCTTAATTCACGAATATCTTGCCGATAAAAAGGCTGTAAAACAGAATGACACAAAGGCATTTGCGCAGATGCTTTTAGCAAGTAAATTTTCCGGAACACATTTACCTGCAACAAGTCCATTCTTATCTTCTAACCTCAAAAAAAGATTACAAATGCTTACTAAACCACATTACACCAAATTTAGTTATGCGCGCAGGGTAATGGCTCTTCCGGTTTTATTCGGGATTTCTTTCACCTATTTAGTTACGGCTAAAAATAAAGAAATTGCCAAAACCAATCGCGAAATAGCAGTCGCTATTAAAGCACTACAACAAGACACTATCGGATCAGAGAATAATAAAAATGTCCGCATTCAGATTAAAGAAAATAACAACAGAGGTTCTCTTCTGTCGAAAATAGAACAGGCATCTGACAATTCTATTTTCAAAATCAATGGTAAAGCTGTTACTAAATCCGAATTTACTGAATTCTATCAACAAAACAAAAATGCCCGTTATGCTTACAATCATTCTGGAAATTCTGCTTCAGGTATTACAATTTTTGATGCTTATGATCTAAACTCAAAAGACCTCTCTGCAGATGATAAAAGAAAATTTGCTGAAAGCGACAGACGTTTTGTAGAGTCTTCAAAACGTTTTGAGAAAAATAACAAAAGATTCCAAAATAATCAGCGTAGTATTATTTACAACGGCAATTATGTTCGTTATGAAGATATGACAGCTGAACAGAAAAAGGATTTTGACAAAGCCATGAAAGAGGCTCAGAAAGCAAGAGATTATATCAACTCATCTGAGTACAAAAAAATATTAGCAGATGCTAAAAAAGCTGGTGAGGAAGGAAGAAAAGCAGCAGAGAAAGCACGAGCTTATCTTAATTCTGACGAGTACAAGAAGATAATGGAAGATTCCCGTAAAGCTGCTGATATAGGAAGGAAAGAAGCTGAAAAAGCAAGAGCCTATCTTAACTCTGCTGAATATAAGCAGATAATGGAAAATGCCAGAAAAGAATCGGAAAAGGCTAGAAATTACATGAACTCACCCGAGTATAAGCAAATAATGGAGAATGCTAAAAAAGCGGCTGAAGATGGAAGAAAGCAGGCAGAGAAAGCACGGGAATACCTTAACTCTCCGGAATATAAAAAAATGATGGAAGAAAGCAGATTAGCTGCTCAAAACTGGAGTAATAAGTTTAAAGACAGTTTTAAAAAAATCGACTTTTCCGGAACTTTTATGTCGAAAGAAAAACAAAATAAAGTTTTAGAAGAGCTGAAAAACAGTCTGAAAGATAAAAACATGAAGGATGAAGACATTCAGAAGATTCTTGAAAATGTAAAGAAAAACTTTAGCAATTCTTCGAAGGTTGGTACTGCCATAAATATCTCCGCAAAAACAGATTCTCCTTTTGTTATGGCTGTAGCTAGTAACGAACCTAAAACATATAGTTTTTCTTCAACATACAGTACTAATACAACCACCAGTACCGGAAACGATGTGAAGAAATCTCTTTTCAGAATATCTGGTGCAAAAGGAGATACAGAAGTTTATGTGGATGGTGTGAAAATAGATAGTGATAGTATGAATGATATTAATCCTAAGGATATAGAAAGCGTGAGTATTACGAAAAGCACCGGAAAGAAAACCATTATAAAAATTCAGAAAAAATCTTAA
- a CDS encoding BlaI/MecI/CopY family transcriptional regulator, whose product MKNKSLTKAEEQIMQYMWQLEKAFLKDILDLFPEPKPHTNTVSTLIKILIEKGFVNYTLHGRQHEYFPVVSKEAYSGKSLKGLMKNYFDGSYRNVVSFLVEKNEMSVEDLEMLLQELKDKE is encoded by the coding sequence ATGAAAAATAAAAGTCTTACCAAAGCAGAAGAACAGATTATGCAGTATATGTGGCAATTGGAAAAAGCATTCCTGAAGGATATTCTGGATTTATTTCCGGAACCGAAGCCACATACAAACACTGTTTCTACGCTTATTAAAATTCTTATAGAGAAAGGATTTGTAAACTATACTTTACATGGCCGCCAGCACGAATACTTTCCGGTTGTTTCTAAAGAAGCCTATAGCGGAAAATCTCTGAAAGGACTTATGAAAAATTATTTTGACGGTTCTTACCGTAATGTTGTTTCATTTTTGGTAGAAAAAAATGAAATGAGTGTAGAGGATCTTGAAATGCTTTTACAGGAACTTAAAGATAAGGAATAA